GTGCTTCTGGTTGAAAATCGTTGTTGTAGTTGATGATTCTAGTGGAACTTTCAGTTATAAATTGCGGTAAGAACAGAAGAAGTAAAACCACAATTGATCCGGGGGCATAAATGTATCTTAAGTATTTCCGGTTCGCCTTTAAGTCAATTGCATTGACAAACGGTATGTGCTGTATTTCAGTGCTTTTTTGCCTTATACTCGCTTGTAATAACTCATTATCTTTATCAGAAAGAGACTCTAACTGTATGATATTCAGAAGCTTATCAGAAACCTCAGGGAAATGCTTACCAATTTGCTCCGCCGCTTCTTCATTACTGAGTTGATCGCCGCTTTTATTTAAAAGCATTAAGTTTTTAATGACCTTACTATAGAGTACGGCAAAGTTTAGCAGTATAAAACCGTAGAGAAGTATTGCCCTGCCTGCGTTTCCAAGTCGGCCAGAGTATTCTATGGTATTTATGAGTAGGAAAGAAAGAATCAGCAATGCACCGAACACAATGGCACCCTTAATCGCTTTATTCTTATAAAACTTGGCTTTATAGGAATTCAGTTGATTTTTAAGTGCTTCATTCGAACCCATACTTTATAAAAGAATTTATCTACACTCTAATTACGCAAATTAGCGTCAAAGGATTGTGAAACAATTGATAAACAGGAAAATATACGACTAAATCAGTCAATTTCTACCACAATCGGGCAGTGATCGGAGTGTTTAGCTTCAGGAAGTATATGAGCCCCTTTTAGTCTTGAAGACATTTCTTCAGAAACCATGTTGTAGTCAATTCTCCAACCCTTGTTATTTGCCCGTGCGTTCGCTCGGTAACTCCACCATGAATAATGATGAGGTTGGTCATTAAAAACCCTAAAACTATCGATAAACCCCGCGTCTATGAATTTTGTTAACCAGGCCCTTTCTTCAGGAAGAAACCCAGAGGACTTTTTGTTAGAAACAGGGTTGTGAATATCTATTTCGGTATGGGCAATGTTATAATCCCCGCATAGTACCAGATTCGGGTGTGTCTTTTTCAGCTCCAAGGCGTATTCGTAAAAAAAGTCGAGCCAGTCATATTTAAAGTCCTGTCTAATATCACCACTCGTTCCACTTGGCATATATACTGACATGACTGAAAAGTCTTCGAAATCTGCCCTAATAACTCTTCCTTCGGTATCGTATAAGGGATTATCACAGCCGATCGCTACGTTTTTTGGAGTTTCTTTGGTTAGAATCGCTACGCCACTATATCCCTTTTTATCGGCCGTTTCTGTATACATTTCATAGCCTAGTTCCTTGTAAAATGGCTCAATTTGATCCGGGTGCGCTTTGAGCTCTTGTAAACAAAGAATATCAGGATTTTCCTGAGCGAGCCATTCTGTAAAACCTTTCTTTAGCGCTGCACGAATACCGTTTACGTTGTAGGATATAATTTTCATAGGGTTATAATTAGGTCGTACTCATTTTCGAAATACTCGAGAACATTCATTTTCAAGAGCTTTTCTTGATCTAGTAAGTCGAAGCGGGGAAGCTTTTTTAAAGGTTTCCAATGTGGCCAACCATCTTCATCCAGCCCCTCTATTTCGTAATATCCTGAGTAACTCAAGACTTTACAAATGGCAATGTGCATTAAGTCTTGCTTTTCCTCCTTTGAAAATGTTTGCTTTCCTTTTCCAAGTTCTTGTACACCGATCAGAAAGAGGACGCTGTTCAAGTCTTTAGGCCTTTTACCGATAGTAGAGGCCAATGTACTCATTAGCTTTACCCACTTTCTTTGAAGGTCTAAATCCTTTTTGTACATATTACCCTTCTTTCTGGAGTTGCTCCCAGTATTCTACTGCTCTTCGCAAATGAGGAATTACAATAGTACCTCCGATCAAATTGGCGATTGAAAATATTTCGAATACTTGCTGTGTGGTGACGCCCACTTCATGGCATTTACCTAGGTGATAGCGTACGCAGTCG
This is a stretch of genomic DNA from Roseivirga misakiensis. It encodes these proteins:
- a CDS encoding exodeoxyribonuclease III encodes the protein MKIISYNVNGIRAALKKGFTEWLAQENPDILCLQELKAHPDQIEPFYKELGYEMYTETADKKGYSGVAILTKETPKNVAIGCDNPLYDTEGRVIRADFEDFSVMSVYMPSGTSGDIRQDFKYDWLDFFYEYALELKKTHPNLVLCGDYNIAHTEIDIHNPVSNKKSSGFLPEERAWLTKFIDAGFIDSFRVFNDQPHHYSWWSYRANARANNKGWRIDYNMVSEEMSSRLKGAHILPEAKHSDHCPIVVEID